In the Sinorhizobium arboris LMG 14919 genome, one interval contains:
- a CDS encoding SEL1-like repeat protein produces MALFNIEIVSDDAIGGGNRADALCAMGLAYATGRGRPVDLVAAHKWLNIAAIRGSDRAADLRASLAATMSKTDLAAALRAAREWMTMH; encoded by the coding sequence ATGGCACTCTTTAACATTGAGATCGTTTCGGATGACGCCATTGGCGGCGGCAACCGGGCCGACGCTTTGTGCGCGATGGGTCTTGCCTATGCGACCGGCCGCGGCAGGCCCGTCGACCTGGTGGCCGCGCATAAGTGGCTGAATATCGCCGCCATCAGGGGTTCGGACCGTGCCGCCGACCTGCGTGCCAGCCTCGCGGCCACGATGAGCAAGACGGACCTCGCCGCCGCGCTGCGCGCGGCACGCGAATGGATGACGATGCACTGA
- a CDS encoding pyridoxal phosphate-dependent aminotransferase — translation MSAFSRFTPLIQSLPATVPFVGPEALERQRGRRIAARIGANESGFGPAPSVLLAIRQAADETWKYADPENHDLKQALAGHLGTSPANIAIGEGIDGLLGQIVRLVVEAGAPVVTSLGGYPTFNYHVAGHGGQLVTVPYADDREDLEGLLAAVNRENAPLVYLANPDNPMGSWWPAERVVAFAEALPETTLLVLDEAYCETAPREALPPIESLIDKPNVIRTRTFSKAYGLAGARIGYTLSTPGTAQAFDKIRNHFGMSRIGVAAAIAALADQAYLKEVTLKIANSRQRIGRIAADSGLVPLPSATNFVAVDCGKDAIYARSIVDRLMSDHGIFIRMPGVAPLNRCIRISTAPDAEMELLAAAFPEVIRSLAAA, via the coding sequence ATGTCCGCATTCTCACGTTTCACGCCACTCATCCAATCCCTGCCGGCCACCGTCCCCTTCGTCGGCCCGGAAGCCCTCGAGCGTCAGCGCGGCCGCCGGATCGCAGCGCGCATCGGCGCCAATGAGAGCGGATTCGGTCCGGCACCATCCGTGTTGCTGGCCATCCGGCAGGCGGCGGACGAAACCTGGAAATATGCCGATCCCGAGAATCACGACCTGAAGCAGGCGCTTGCCGGCCATCTCGGCACCTCTCCCGCCAATATCGCCATCGGAGAGGGCATCGACGGCCTTCTCGGACAGATCGTGCGGCTCGTCGTGGAGGCCGGGGCGCCGGTCGTGACTTCTCTCGGAGGCTATCCGACCTTCAACTATCATGTCGCGGGTCATGGCGGGCAGCTGGTCACGGTACCCTATGCCGACGACCGGGAAGATCTCGAAGGACTGCTCGCCGCCGTGAATCGTGAGAATGCGCCGCTCGTCTATCTGGCCAATCCCGACAATCCGATGGGAAGCTGGTGGCCGGCCGAGCGTGTCGTCGCCTTTGCGGAGGCCTTGCCGGAAACGACGCTCCTCGTGCTCGACGAAGCCTATTGCGAAACGGCGCCGCGGGAGGCGCTCCCGCCGATCGAAAGCCTTATCGACAAGCCCAACGTCATTCGCACGCGCACCTTTTCAAAGGCCTACGGCCTGGCAGGCGCGCGCATCGGCTATACGCTGTCGACGCCGGGGACCGCTCAGGCCTTCGACAAGATCCGCAATCATTTCGGTATGAGCCGCATCGGCGTGGCAGCAGCAATAGCCGCTTTGGCCGATCAGGCTTATCTGAAGGAAGTCACGCTCAAAATCGCGAACTCACGGCAAAGAATCGGTCGCATTGCCGCCGATAGCGGGCTCGTCCCCCTTCCCTCGGCCACGAATTTCGTGGCTGTCGATTGCGGAAAGGATGCAATCTACGCACGGTCGATCGTTGATCGGCTGATGAGCGATCACGGGATCTTCATCCGCATGCCCGGCGTCGCGCCGCTTAACCGCTGCATCCGTATCAGCACCGCGCCCGATGCGGAAATGGAGCTTCTTGCGGCCGCGTTTCCGGAGGTGATCAGGAGTTTGGCTGCCGCCTGA
- a CDS encoding porin, translated as MNIKSLLLGSAAALAAVSGAQAADAIVAAEPEPMEYVRVCDAFGTGYFYIPGTETCLKLSGFIRVQGSFSRDAVTSRDDNGGTSDWDMFSRAYIAFDAKSDTEFGTLTGFFAAEFNADNDTDDGDSFIDVDEAYIQLGGFKAGFFYSWWDKGLNGETDTLGNFTEFNSLAYIYDGGTFQAGISVDELEGATTKDNGVGVTGIVSATLGGVAFDLLGSFDTEAEEGAIRALLSADLGPGTFQLAGIWASETNAYWDASEWTVAASYRFNVNDKFAITPGAQYFGNVNENNNFGNDDAWRVGITTDYQITEGLATRFTINYEDQDNGDEEVFGFLRLQRDF; from the coding sequence ATGAACATCAAGAGCCTTCTTCTCGGCTCCGCTGCTGCTCTCGCAGCAGTTTCCGGCGCCCAGGCTGCCGACGCCATCGTCGCTGCCGAGCCGGAGCCCATGGAATACGTCCGCGTCTGCGACGCTTTCGGCACGGGCTACTTCTACATCCCGGGCACGGAAACCTGCCTCAAGCTCAGCGGCTTCATCCGCGTTCAGGGCTCGTTCAGCCGTGACGCTGTTACCAGCCGTGACGACAACGGCGGCACGTCCGATTGGGATATGTTCTCCCGCGCTTACATCGCGTTTGACGCCAAGAGCGACACCGAGTTCGGCACGCTCACCGGCTTCTTCGCCGCTGAGTTCAACGCCGACAACGACACCGACGACGGCGACAGCTTCATCGACGTCGACGAAGCCTACATCCAGCTCGGCGGCTTCAAGGCCGGCTTCTTCTACAGCTGGTGGGATAAGGGTCTGAACGGCGAAACCGACACGCTCGGCAACTTCACCGAATTCAACTCGCTCGCTTACATCTATGATGGCGGCACCTTCCAGGCCGGTATCTCGGTCGACGAACTCGAAGGCGCAACGACGAAGGACAACGGTGTCGGCGTTACCGGTATCGTCTCCGCTACGCTCGGCGGCGTTGCTTTCGACTTGCTCGGCAGCTTCGACACCGAAGCCGAAGAAGGCGCGATCCGCGCCCTGCTCTCCGCAGACCTCGGCCCGGGCACGTTCCAGCTCGCTGGTATCTGGGCATCCGAAACGAACGCCTACTGGGATGCTTCCGAGTGGACCGTTGCAGCGTCCTACCGCTTCAACGTGAACGACAAGTTCGCCATCACCCCCGGCGCTCAGTACTTCGGTAACGTGAACGAGAACAACAACTTCGGCAACGACGATGCATGGCGCGTTGGTATCACGACCGACTACCAGATCACCGAAGGTCTCGCTACCCGCTTCACGATCAACTATGAAGATCAGGACAACGGCGACGAAGAAGTCTTCGGCTTCCTCCGCCTGCAGCGTGACTTCTAA
- a CDS encoding tyrosine-type recombinase/integrase, with the protein MGCGLLLYCNAKRAVKALRLFDYKHWFHRQWFLGSFTENGKETANVTSDAEKRVNDLGFPDMGSGYEVNYTFGRQGPIGVVKEATLAELLQRYADILWDEGKHKYNVKAFIGELDEILLGARFSAFSQELLDGLIGALRKRGNSNATINRKMAALGKLLRKAYKMGDIHNLPEFKRQKEKAGRLRFLEAEEEEVLFREIASRSELYLYLSIFLVDTGARLGEAVALKWNDVHEGRATFWVTKSGRSRTVPLTVRAKDALKRVADRSPGPFSRIDQQKYRAVWNAAKVDAGLGNEDDLVPHILRHTCASRLVRGGIDLRRVQMWLGHQTLEMTMRYAHLASHDLDMCVPVLERHLK; encoded by the coding sequence TTGGGTTGCGGGCTGTTGCTGTACTGCAACGCAAAACGCGCCGTAAAGGCGTTGAGATTGTTTGACTATAAGCACTGGTTTCATCGCCAGTGGTTTCTTGGCTCGTTCACGGAGAATGGGAAGGAAACGGCAAACGTGACGTCGGACGCTGAAAAACGGGTAAATGATCTCGGTTTCCCGGACATGGGTTCGGGATATGAGGTCAACTATACTTTCGGCCGGCAAGGGCCGATCGGCGTGGTAAAGGAGGCCACGCTTGCCGAGTTGCTTCAGCGCTATGCCGACATCCTGTGGGACGAAGGCAAGCACAAATACAATGTGAAGGCCTTCATCGGAGAGCTCGACGAGATCTTGCTCGGTGCCCGTTTCTCCGCCTTCTCGCAGGAACTGCTCGACGGCCTCATAGGGGCGCTACGCAAGCGCGGCAACAGCAACGCGACCATCAACAGGAAGATGGCGGCGCTGGGGAAGTTGCTGCGGAAAGCGTACAAGATGGGGGACATCCACAATCTGCCGGAATTCAAACGCCAAAAGGAGAAGGCGGGGCGCCTGCGCTTCCTGGAGGCCGAAGAAGAAGAGGTCCTGTTCCGCGAAATCGCCAGCCGATCGGAACTCTATCTGTACCTCTCGATATTTCTGGTGGATACCGGTGCTCGGCTGGGCGAAGCCGTCGCCCTCAAATGGAATGATGTTCACGAGGGCCGGGCGACATTCTGGGTCACGAAATCGGGCCGCAGCCGCACAGTTCCGCTTACCGTGAGAGCAAAAGACGCATTGAAACGCGTCGCGGACAGGTCCCCCGGTCCCTTTTCCAGAATCGATCAGCAAAAATACCGCGCTGTCTGGAACGCCGCTAAAGTGGATGCGGGCCTCGGCAACGAAGACGATCTCGTTCCCCACATTCTGCGGCACACCTGCGCCTCACGCCTGGTCAGAGGCGGAATCGATCTCAGACGGGTTCAGATGTGGCTCGGCCACCAGACGCTCGAGATGACGATGCGCTACGCGCATCTGGCCTCCCATGACCTCGATATGTGCGTGCCTGTACTCGAGCGCCATCTCAAGTAA
- a CDS encoding porin: MNIKSLLLGSAAAMAAVSGAQAADAIVAAEPEPMEYVRVCDAFGTGYFYIPGTETCLKIGGYIRVQGDYGRDKVNHLTGYGKKGTSDWDVFSRAYISFDAKSDTEYGTLTGFFASEFNADTDASADGDSHINVDEAYIELGGFRAGFFYSWWDKGLNGETDLIGENTEFNSIRYTYDGGSFQAGVAVDELEGTSTKPNGVGVEGIVSASLGGVTFDLLGSYDTEWEEGAVRALLSADAGPGTFQIAGIWASGPNAYWHDSEWAVAASYRFNVSDKLAITPGAQYWGALNEGDKIGGRFDNDADQWRVGLTADYDITEGLATRFAINYTDPSNAPDSVSGFLRLQRNF; encoded by the coding sequence ATGAATATCAAGAGCCTTCTTCTCGGCTCGGCTGCCGCTATGGCGGCAGTCTCCGGCGCCCAGGCTGCCGACGCCATCGTCGCTGCAGAGCCGGAGCCTATGGAATATGTCCGCGTCTGCGACGCTTTCGGTACGGGCTACTTCTACATCCCGGGCACGGAAACCTGCCTCAAGATCGGCGGCTATATCCGCGTTCAGGGCGACTACGGGCGTGACAAGGTCAATCATTTGACCGGCTACGGTAAGAAAGGCACCTCCGATTGGGACGTGTTTTCCCGCGCTTACATCTCGTTCGACGCCAAGAGCGATACCGAGTACGGCACGCTCACCGGCTTCTTCGCTTCCGAGTTCAATGCCGATACTGACGCGTCCGCGGACGGCGACAGCCACATCAACGTCGACGAAGCCTATATCGAGCTCGGCGGCTTCCGGGCCGGCTTCTTCTACAGCTGGTGGGATAAGGGCCTGAACGGTGAAACCGACCTGATCGGTGAGAATACCGAGTTCAACTCAATCCGCTATACCTATGACGGCGGCTCGTTCCAGGCCGGCGTTGCTGTGGATGAACTCGAGGGTACTTCGACCAAGCCGAATGGCGTCGGTGTCGAAGGCATCGTTTCGGCTTCGCTCGGCGGCGTGACCTTCGACCTGCTCGGCAGCTACGACACGGAATGGGAAGAAGGCGCGGTGCGTGCCCTGCTCTCCGCGGATGCCGGTCCGGGCACCTTCCAGATCGCCGGCATCTGGGCATCCGGTCCGAACGCGTACTGGCATGACTCGGAGTGGGCCGTTGCCGCCTCTTACCGCTTCAATGTGAGCGATAAGCTTGCGATCACGCCCGGCGCTCAATACTGGGGCGCTCTGAACGAAGGCGACAAGATCGGCGGCCGCTTCGACAATGATGCGGACCAGTGGCGTGTCGGCCTTACCGCCGACTACGACATCACGGAAGGTCTCGCTACCCGCTTCGCGATCAACTACACGGACCCGAGCAATGCACCGGATTCCGTCAGCGGTTTCCTTCGCCTGCAGCGGAACTTCTAA
- a CDS encoding BA14K family protein, protein MVRPMKTLAIVALSLATAMSSVPPAEAFPLVPAPKPLAADVQLAQFPYERGEARKGRCRGVECRRMGYWRGYRGNRHYGNRYHHRRYYRDDDDDDLGAFFGGLAAGAIVGGLLSQPRYAAPRYYGGGNAHVEWCYSRYRSYRAWDNTYQPYNGPRRQCYSPYS, encoded by the coding sequence ATGGTGAGGCCAATGAAGACCTTAGCAATTGTTGCCCTGTCGCTGGCCACGGCTATGAGCAGCGTTCCGCCGGCAGAAGCGTTTCCGCTCGTTCCGGCGCCGAAGCCGCTGGCCGCCGACGTGCAGTTGGCGCAGTTTCCCTACGAGCGCGGGGAAGCTCGAAAGGGCCGCTGCCGGGGCGTGGAATGCCGGCGGATGGGCTACTGGCGCGGTTATCGCGGGAACCGCCATTACGGCAACCGTTACCACCACCGCCGTTATTACCGGGACGACGATGACGATGATCTCGGCGCTTTCTTCGGTGGCCTGGCTGCCGGGGCGATCGTCGGCGGCTTGCTGAGCCAACCGAGATATGCGGCTCCGCGATATTACGGCGGCGGTAATGCACATGTCGAATGGTGCTACTCGCGTTATCGCTCGTACCGGGCCTGGGACAATACGTATCAGCCCTATAACGGCCCGCGGCGCCAGTGCTATTCGCCCTATAGCTGA
- a CDS encoding lytic transglycosylase domain-containing protein — protein sequence MRGTVFLPVAAIIGAGMLAFSADAAEGRIPIPTSKPDAAGKIGSPATGESANPLPGTAAISGNLKSGLDALSDRQPEKAIAIRDGMPAGTLDRHILAWAIAVSGQRGIPSYDIAEAQRELQGWPGLKSLRSHSERALYRENAPAADVIAAFGATQPETAEGAIVLARALAAQGQRPAAAAQLRAFWLSEALDKDTETKILSEFSNLLTTEDHRRRMEMLLYRARIDQAERFSDLGKAQSLFRAWAAVTRGASNAASLIEAVDASWRSNPAYLFIRIEHLRKQQKYAEAARLLDQMPKDDSALVNPGEWWVEQRIVSRGLLDGGDFRGAYRIAANHAAKRAADRVDAEFHAGWYALRGLEEPEKAAQHFRRILEASSRPVSASRAWYWLGRAAEAGGPGDAREYFTNAARYPATFYGQLAAARLGQAKLDMSYPSPTQEDRIRLEGREAVKAIGRLEAAGHGWRADSLYRALAEELTSPGELAILTERAEKAGNHQLSLQIGKIAFGRGIEVAALAFPIGVIPPSADIDGAGKALAYAIARQESAFNPAAVSVANARGLLQLLPGTAKGVASRYGLAYSKDRLTSDAGYNATLGAHYLGEQIDSFGGSYILTFIAYNAGPGRVPQWLARYGDPRGKPIDEVVDWIERIPFEETRNYVQRVMENYQVYKSRLGQNSDIVADLRLGRVLP from the coding sequence ATGCGCGGAACAGTCTTTCTGCCGGTCGCCGCCATAATCGGTGCGGGGATGCTGGCTTTTTCGGCTGACGCAGCCGAGGGCCGGATACCGATACCGACGAGCAAACCGGATGCTGCCGGCAAGATCGGCAGCCCCGCCACCGGCGAATCCGCAAATCCCCTGCCGGGCACTGCGGCGATCAGCGGCAATCTGAAAAGCGGGCTGGATGCCCTCTCCGATCGGCAGCCGGAAAAGGCGATCGCCATTCGCGACGGCATGCCCGCGGGAACGCTCGATCGGCATATCCTTGCCTGGGCGATCGCCGTTTCCGGACAGAGAGGCATTCCCTCCTACGACATTGCCGAAGCGCAGCGGGAGCTCCAGGGCTGGCCAGGCCTCAAATCGCTGCGCTCCCATTCGGAAAGGGCTCTTTATCGGGAAAACGCGCCGGCCGCCGATGTGATTGCAGCCTTCGGCGCAACTCAGCCCGAAACGGCTGAAGGGGCGATCGTCCTTGCACGCGCGCTTGCAGCACAAGGGCAGCGGCCGGCGGCCGCCGCGCAGCTGCGCGCGTTCTGGCTGAGCGAAGCCTTGGACAAGGACACCGAAACGAAGATCCTTTCCGAGTTTTCCAATCTCCTGACGACGGAGGATCACAGGCGGCGGATGGAGATGCTTCTCTACCGCGCCCGTATAGACCAGGCCGAGCGGTTCAGCGACCTCGGCAAGGCGCAGTCGCTGTTCCGCGCCTGGGCCGCAGTCACCCGCGGCGCCAGCAACGCGGCTTCGCTCATAGAAGCGGTGGACGCTTCCTGGCGCAGCAATCCCGCCTATCTCTTCATTCGCATCGAACATTTGCGCAAGCAGCAGAAATATGCCGAGGCGGCCCGGCTTCTCGACCAGATGCCGAAGGACGACAGCGCTCTGGTCAACCCCGGAGAATGGTGGGTCGAACAGCGCATCGTCAGCCGCGGTCTGCTCGACGGCGGCGATTTCCGAGGCGCCTACCGCATCGCCGCCAACCATGCGGCAAAGCGCGCTGCGGACCGCGTGGACGCGGAATTCCACGCGGGCTGGTATGCGCTTCGCGGCCTCGAGGAGCCCGAGAAGGCGGCGCAGCACTTCCGCAGGATTCTCGAGGCATCGAGCAGGCCTGTCTCCGCCTCGCGCGCCTGGTACTGGCTGGGCCGCGCGGCCGAAGCGGGCGGCCCCGGCGACGCGCGCGAATATTTCACCAATGCGGCGCGCTATCCGGCGACCTTCTACGGACAACTCGCCGCGGCACGCCTAGGCCAGGCGAAGCTCGACATGAGCTACCCCTCACCTACTCAGGAAGACCGCATCCGGTTGGAAGGCCGCGAAGCCGTCAAGGCGATCGGCCGGCTCGAAGCCGCCGGCCATGGCTGGCGCGCCGACAGTCTTTATCGGGCGCTTGCCGAGGAACTGACCAGCCCCGGCGAACTTGCGATCCTGACGGAGCGGGCCGAGAAGGCGGGCAATCACCAGCTGTCGCTGCAGATCGGCAAGATCGCCTTCGGCCGCGGCATCGAGGTGGCTGCCCTTGCCTTTCCGATCGGGGTCATTCCGCCGAGCGCGGACATCGACGGCGCCGGCAAGGCGCTCGCCTATGCCATTGCCCGCCAGGAAAGCGCCTTCAACCCGGCCGCGGTTTCGGTGGCGAATGCCCGGGGCCTTCTGCAGCTTCTGCCCGGCACAGCCAAAGGCGTCGCAAGCCGCTATGGCCTCGCCTATTCCAAGGACCGCCTGACCAGCGACGCCGGCTATAACGCGACACTTGGAGCCCATTATCTCGGCGAGCAGATCGACAGCTTCGGCGGTTCCTACATTCTCACCTTCATAGCCTACAATGCCGGCCCAGGTCGCGTTCCGCAATGGCTCGCCCGCTATGGCGATCCGCGCGGCAAACCCATCGACGAGGTCGTGGACTGGATCGAACGCATCCCCTTCGAGGAGACGCGCAACTATGTCCAGCGGGTGATGGAGAACTACCAGGTTTATAAGTCCCGCCTGGGACAAAATTCGGATATCGTTGCGGATTTGAGATTGGGACGTGTCTTGCCCTGA
- the dapA gene encoding 4-hydroxy-tetrahydrodipicolinate synthase, which translates to MFKGSIPALVTPFTAAGSVDADSFVAHVEWQIKEGSHGLVPVGTTGESPTLSHDEHKKVVELCVEASGRRVPVIAGAGSNNTIEAVELAQHAEKAGADAILVVTPYYNKPTQKGLFAHFAAIAESVKLPIVIYNIPGRSVVDMSVETMAALAKAHPTIIGVKDATGKIERVSEQRMACGKAFVQLSGEDATALGFNAHGGVGCISVTANVAPRLCAEFQEATLAGNFAKALELQDKLMPLHKAIFLEPGVCGAKYALNRLGRMSFTVRSPLLSALEPATASAIDAALRHAGLMN; encoded by the coding sequence ATGTTCAAGGGTTCCATTCCCGCACTCGTAACGCCCTTCACCGCTGCCGGCTCGGTTGATGCGGATAGTTTCGTCGCGCATGTGGAATGGCAGATAAAAGAGGGCAGCCACGGCCTCGTGCCGGTGGGCACCACGGGTGAATCCCCGACGCTTTCCCATGACGAGCACAAGAAGGTCGTGGAACTGTGCGTCGAGGCATCCGGACGGCGCGTGCCGGTTATCGCCGGCGCCGGTTCCAACAACACGATCGAGGCGGTCGAACTTGCCCAGCACGCGGAAAAGGCCGGAGCGGATGCCATTCTCGTGGTCACGCCCTATTACAACAAGCCGACGCAGAAGGGCCTCTTCGCCCATTTTGCTGCGATCGCCGAAAGCGTAAAGCTGCCGATCGTGATCTATAACATTCCGGGCCGTTCCGTCGTCGACATGAGCGTCGAAACCATGGCGGCGCTGGCGAAGGCCCATCCCACGATCATCGGCGTCAAGGATGCGACCGGCAAGATCGAGCGGGTCTCCGAACAGCGCATGGCCTGCGGCAAGGCTTTCGTGCAGCTTTCGGGAGAGGACGCGACCGCGCTCGGCTTCAATGCGCATGGCGGCGTCGGCTGCATCTCCGTGACCGCCAACGTCGCGCCGCGCCTTTGCGCCGAGTTTCAGGAGGCGACCCTTGCCGGCAACTTTGCCAAGGCCCTGGAGCTGCAGGATAAATTGATGCCGCTTCACAAGGCCATCTTCCTTGAGCCGGGCGTCTGCGGCGCTAAATATGCGTTGAACCGCCTCGGGCGAATGAGCTTTACCGTCCGCTCGCCACTACTGTCGGCGCTGGAGCCGGCCACGGCGTCGGCTATCGACGCGGCGCTCAGGCATGCAGGGCTGATGAACTGA
- the smpB gene encoding SsrA-binding protein SmpB, giving the protein MAPKGSERTVKKVVAENRKARFNYEIVDTYEAGLVLTGTEVKSLREGKANIAESYATDEGGEIWLINSYLPEYLQANRFNHETRRRRKLLLSKREVNRLQGAVNREGMSLIPLRIYFNERGRAKLELALGKGKKLHDKRETSKERDWNRQKNRLLKERG; this is encoded by the coding sequence ATGGCACCGAAAGGCAGCGAACGCACGGTCAAGAAGGTTGTTGCGGAAAATCGCAAGGCCCGCTTCAACTACGAGATCGTGGACACCTACGAGGCCGGTCTGGTCCTGACCGGCACGGAGGTCAAGTCGTTGCGCGAGGGAAAAGCGAATATCGCGGAATCATACGCGACCGACGAAGGCGGCGAGATCTGGCTCATCAATTCCTATCTGCCCGAATATTTGCAGGCCAACCGCTTCAATCACGAGACGCGCCGACGCCGCAAATTGCTCCTGTCGAAGAGGGAAGTGAATCGTCTGCAGGGTGCGGTCAACCGCGAGGGAATGTCGCTGATACCGCTCCGGATATACTTCAATGAGCGAGGCAGGGCGAAGCTGGAACTGGCTCTCGGCAAGGGCAAGAAGCTGCACGACAAGCGAGAGACCTCCAAGGAACGCGATTGGAACCGGCAGAAGAACAGGCTCCTCAAGGAGCGTGGCTAA
- a CDS encoding LabA-like NYN domain-containing protein — protein sequence MFDPREKIALFIDGANLYAASKSLGFDIDYRKLLKAFQKRGYLLRAYYYTALIEDQEYSSIRPLIDWLDYNGYKVVTKPAKEFTDSLGRRKIKGNMDIELAIDAMEQSESVDHLVIFSGDGDFTTLVEALQRKGRKVSVVSTMATQPPMIADDLRRQADHFIDLASLRGEIGREPSERVQRPVEPVADDVEL from the coding sequence ATGTTCGATCCTCGCGAGAAAATCGCTCTTTTCATCGATGGCGCCAATCTCTACGCTGCGTCGAAGAGCCTCGGCTTCGACATCGACTACCGCAAGCTGCTCAAAGCCTTCCAGAAGCGTGGCTACCTGCTCAGGGCCTACTACTACACTGCACTGATCGAGGACCAGGAATATTCGTCGATCCGCCCGTTGATCGACTGGCTGGACTACAACGGCTACAAGGTCGTGACCAAGCCGGCCAAGGAATTCACCGACTCGCTCGGGCGCCGCAAGATCAAGGGCAATATGGATATCGAACTGGCCATCGATGCCATGGAGCAATCCGAATCCGTTGATCATCTGGTGATCTTCTCCGGCGATGGCGATTTCACGACGCTTGTCGAAGCGCTTCAGCGCAAGGGGCGCAAGGTTTCGGTGGTTTCCACCATGGCGACCCAGCCGCCGATGATCGCCGACGACCTGCGTCGCCAGGCCGATCACTTCATCGATCTCGCCTCCCTAAGAGGCGAAATCGGCCGCGAGCCGTCAGAACGCGTTCAGCGCCCCGTAGAACCGGTGGCCGACGACGTGGAGCTTTAG
- the rpoZ gene encoding DNA-directed RNA polymerase subunit omega has protein sequence MARVTVEDCIDKVENRFELVLLASHRARLVSQGAPITVDRDNDKNPVVALREIAEETLSPGDLKEDLIHSLQKHVEVDEPEPDPASLVQTEAAPAFAEAAEEEDQPEALTFDRMSEEELLAGIEGLVPPEKSDDY, from the coding sequence ATGGCCCGCGTCACCGTCGAAGACTGCATCGACAAGGTCGAAAACCGTTTCGAACTCGTCCTTCTTGCCAGCCACCGCGCACGATTGGTTTCCCAGGGTGCCCCGATCACGGTCGACCGCGACAACGACAAGAATCCGGTCGTTGCACTGCGCGAGATTGCTGAGGAGACCCTCTCGCCCGGCGATCTGAAGGAAGATCTGATCCACTCGCTGCAGAAGCATGTCGAAGTGGACGAGCCGGAACCCGATCCGGCATCTCTCGTCCAGACGGAAGCAGCCCCTGCCTTCGCTGAGGCTGCCGAAGAGGAAGACCAGCCGGAAGCGCTGACCTTCGACCGCATGTCCGAAGAAGAACTGCTGGCCGGTATCGAAGGCCTGGTTCCTCCGGAAAAGAGCGACGACTACTGA